A single region of the Pararhodospirillum photometricum DSM 122 genome encodes:
- a CDS encoding cytochrome c1, whose product MKTIVKRTLAAAGLVAALASPALASGNAGGPQLDKQSWSWTGLFGGYSEKQLKNGFEVYRQVCANCHPLKHLYYRDLLKIGYTETEVKDIAARYQVKDGPDDNGEMFDRPATPADHFVGPFANDKIAAMINGGAVPPDLSLMTKARKQGPDYVYNLLHGFASDAPGQPAEWWLKQQEKHGLDATFPETKYFNDFFPGYAISMPPQLREGAVTLPNGKEPSVDEMARDVVTFLNWAAEPELESRKTMGLLTLLYLGVLTTLLFGLKKYIWRNVHH is encoded by the coding sequence ATGAAGACGATCGTCAAGAGAACCCTGGCGGCTGCCGGTCTGGTGGCGGCCCTGGCCAGCCCGGCCCTGGCCTCGGGCAACGCCGGCGGTCCCCAGCTCGACAAGCAGAGCTGGAGCTGGACCGGCCTGTTCGGCGGCTATAGCGAAAAGCAGCTCAAGAACGGCTTCGAGGTCTACCGCCAGGTCTGTGCCAACTGCCATCCGCTCAAGCACCTGTACTACCGCGACCTCCTCAAGATCGGCTACACCGAGACCGAGGTGAAGGACATTGCGGCCCGCTACCAGGTCAAGGATGGCCCGGACGATAACGGCGAAATGTTCGATCGCCCGGCGACCCCGGCCGATCATTTTGTGGGCCCGTTCGCCAACGACAAGATCGCCGCCATGATCAATGGCGGGGCCGTGCCCCCCGATCTGTCGCTGATGACCAAGGCCCGCAAGCAAGGCCCGGATTACGTCTACAACCTTCTCCACGGCTTTGCTTCCGACGCCCCCGGCCAGCCGGCCGAGTGGTGGCTGAAGCAGCAGGAGAAGCACGGCCTCGACGCCACCTTCCCCGAGACGAAGTACTTCAACGACTTCTTCCCCGGGTATGCGATCTCCATGCCGCCGCAGCTGCGCGAAGGCGCGGTGACCCTGCCCAACGGTAAGGAGCCCTCGGTGGATGAGATGGCCCGCGACGTGGTCACCTTCCTCAACTGGGCGGCCGAGCCGGAGCTGGAAAGCCGCAAGACCATGGGCCTCCTGACCTTGCTGTATCTCGGCGTGCTCACGACCTTGCTGTTCGGCCTCAAGAAGTACATCTGGCGCAACGTCCACCACTAA
- the folE gene encoding GTP cyclohydrolase I FolE: MVLDPLEGGALSKPSYPTHKPSRQEAEEAVRVLLRWAGDDPNREGLFDTPARVVRAYEEFFEGYGADPEEILRRTFEEVEGYDEMVLLRDIRLESHCEHHMVPIIGKVHIAYLPNRRVVGISKLARVAEAYAKRLQIQETMTAQIANAINTVLEPKGVAVVVEAAHQCMTTRGIRKPGVTMVTSRMLGAFRDNSDTRREFLHLIGQVRDASLGA, encoded by the coding sequence GTGGTTCTCGATCCTCTTGAGGGCGGAGCTTTGAGCAAGCCGTCGTATCCCACCCACAAGCCGTCCCGCCAGGAAGCCGAAGAAGCGGTGCGTGTGCTCCTGCGCTGGGCCGGCGACGATCCCAACCGCGAGGGCCTCTTCGACACCCCGGCCCGCGTCGTGCGCGCCTACGAAGAATTCTTCGAGGGCTATGGCGCCGATCCCGAAGAAATCTTGCGCCGCACCTTCGAGGAGGTCGAGGGCTACGACGAAATGGTCCTCCTGCGCGACATCCGTTTGGAAAGCCACTGCGAGCACCACATGGTGCCGATCATCGGCAAGGTTCACATCGCCTACCTGCCCAACCGTCGGGTGGTCGGTATTTCCAAACTGGCCCGCGTCGCCGAGGCCTACGCCAAGCGCCTCCAGATCCAAGAAACCATGACGGCCCAGATCGCCAACGCCATCAACACCGTCTTGGAGCCCAAGGGCGTCGCCGTCGTCGTCGAGGCCGCCCACCAGTGCATGACCACCCGCGGCATTCGCAAGCCCGGCGTGACCATGGTCACCAGCCGCATGCTCGGCGCCTTCCGCGACAACTCCGATACCCGGCGCGAGTTCCTCCATCTGATCGGGCAAGTTCGCGACGCCAGCCTTGGGGCCTAG
- the apaG gene encoding Co2+/Mg2+ efflux protein ApaG, whose translation MYEQTTEGILVRVQPVFVPAQSEPDAGRFVWAYHVTIVNKGAETVRLIRRHWRIIDALGRIQEIDGDGVVGEQPVLEPGSLFGYTSGAPLPTPSGVMSGSYLMTTEEGRAFHVAIPPFSLDSPHQEKNLN comes from the coding sequence ATGTATGAGCAGACCACCGAAGGCATTTTGGTCAGGGTTCAGCCCGTTTTCGTGCCCGCCCAGTCGGAGCCCGACGCGGGCCGCTTCGTTTGGGCCTACCACGTGACCATCGTGAATAAAGGCGCCGAAACCGTGCGCCTGATCCGCCGCCATTGGCGCATCATTGATGCCCTGGGCCGCATCCAGGAAATCGACGGCGACGGCGTGGTGGGCGAACAGCCCGTGCTGGAGCCGGGCAGCCTGTTTGGCTATACCTCGGGGGCCCCGCTGCCCACGCCCTCGGGAGTGATGAGCGGCAGTTACCTCATGACTACCGAGGAAGGCCGGGCCTTCCACGTGGCCATTCCCCCCTTCAGCCTGGATAGTCCCCACCAGGAGAAGAACTTGAACTAA
- the katG gene encoding catalase/peroxidase HPI, whose product MAGGTCPIVHGGNTTVGRSNVEWWPQALNLDILHQHDAKTNPMDPGFSYREAVRRLDVAQLKRDLLALLTTSQPWWPADWGHYGGLMIRMAWHAAGSYRIADGRGGAGTGNQRFAPLNAWPDNVNLDKARRLLWPIKKKYGNQISWADLIILAGTLAYESMGLKTFGFAFGREDIWHSEKDINWGAEKQWLAENRYEGKSREVMDNPLAAVQMGLIYVNPEGVNGQPDPLRTAQDVRVTFARMAMDDEETVALTAGGHTVGKCHGNGDPKHLGADPEAADLEDQGLGWLNKTGRGVGRNTVTSGIEGAWTPHPTRWDGGYFHMLFTYDWVLSKSPAGAWQWEPVNVREEDRPTDVEDPSIHCTPIMTDADMAMIKDPVYRAISERFYQDPDYFADVFARAWFKLTHRDMGPKARYLGPDVPAEDLIWQDPVPAGPTDYDIPAVKARIAASGLGIAERVATAWDSARTFRGSDMRGGGNGARLRLAPQKDWEGNEPARLAKVLSVLESIAADTGASLADVIVLAGCVAVEEAARAAGVPLEVPFAPGRGDATEAQTDAPSFAVLEPVHDGYRNWLKGETAPRPEELLLERTQLMGLTAREMTVLVGGLRVLGANHGGRRHGVFTTRDGVLTPDFFVTLTDMSLTWVPVGHGLYEVRDRASGAVHATATRVDLVFGANAVLRAYAEVYAQDDNREKFVRDFVAAWVKVMNADRFDLT is encoded by the coding sequence ATGGCTGGGGGAACTTGTCCGATTGTCCACGGAGGGAATACCACCGTTGGGCGATCCAATGTCGAGTGGTGGCCGCAGGCTCTCAATCTTGACATTTTGCATCAGCACGACGCCAAGACCAACCCGATGGATCCCGGGTTCAGCTATCGCGAGGCGGTTCGCCGTCTTGATGTTGCCCAGCTCAAGAGGGACCTGCTGGCCCTGTTGACCACCAGTCAGCCCTGGTGGCCGGCGGATTGGGGGCACTATGGCGGTCTGATGATCCGCATGGCGTGGCACGCGGCGGGCTCGTATCGGATTGCCGATGGGCGGGGCGGCGCCGGCACCGGCAATCAGCGCTTCGCGCCGCTGAACGCTTGGCCCGACAACGTCAACCTGGACAAGGCTCGGCGCCTGCTGTGGCCGATCAAGAAAAAGTACGGCAATCAAATCAGTTGGGCTGATCTGATCATTTTGGCCGGAACCCTAGCCTACGAGTCGATGGGGCTCAAAACCTTTGGCTTTGCCTTTGGGCGCGAAGACATCTGGCACTCCGAGAAGGACATCAACTGGGGGGCGGAAAAGCAGTGGCTGGCGGAAAATCGCTATGAAGGTAAAAGCCGCGAGGTCATGGACAACCCCCTGGCCGCCGTGCAAATGGGCCTGATCTATGTCAACCCGGAAGGGGTCAACGGGCAGCCCGACCCGCTGCGCACCGCCCAGGATGTGCGTGTGACCTTCGCGCGTATGGCGATGGACGACGAAGAGACCGTTGCCCTGACCGCCGGCGGGCACACCGTGGGCAAGTGCCACGGCAACGGGGATCCGAAGCACCTAGGGGCCGATCCCGAGGCCGCCGACCTGGAAGACCAGGGGTTGGGCTGGCTTAACAAGACCGGTCGGGGCGTGGGGCGCAACACGGTGACCAGCGGCATTGAAGGCGCCTGGACGCCCCACCCCACCCGCTGGGACGGGGGCTACTTCCACATGCTCTTTACCTATGACTGGGTCTTGAGCAAAAGTCCGGCCGGGGCGTGGCAGTGGGAGCCCGTTAATGTTCGGGAGGAAGACCGGCCGACGGATGTCGAGGATCCCTCGATCCATTGTACCCCCATCATGACCGACGCCGACATGGCCATGATCAAGGATCCCGTATATCGGGCAATTTCCGAACGTTTCTATCAGGATCCTGACTATTTTGCCGACGTCTTCGCCCGCGCGTGGTTCAAGCTGACCCACCGGGACATGGGGCCGAAAGCTCGCTACCTGGGGCCCGATGTGCCGGCGGAAGACCTGATCTGGCAAGATCCGGTGCCGGCCGGGCCCACCGACTACGACATCCCCGCCGTCAAGGCCCGGATCGCCGCCAGTGGTCTTGGCATCGCCGAGCGGGTGGCAACAGCCTGGGACAGTGCCCGCACCTTCCGGGGCTCGGACATGCGCGGGGGGGGCAATGGCGCCCGGCTGCGCCTTGCCCCGCAAAAAGACTGGGAAGGCAACGAACCCGCCCGTTTGGCCAAGGTGCTCTCGGTCCTGGAATCCATTGCCGCCGACACCGGCGCCAGTCTGGCCGACGTCATCGTTTTGGCGGGCTGCGTGGCGGTGGAGGAAGCGGCGCGGGCGGCCGGCGTCCCCCTTGAGGTGCCCTTTGCCCCCGGGCGTGGCGATGCCACCGAGGCCCAAACCGACGCGCCTTCCTTTGCCGTGCTCGAACCCGTGCACGATGGCTACCGCAATTGGCTGAAGGGCGAGACCGCCCCGAGGCCCGAGGAACTGTTGCTGGAACGCACCCAGTTGATGGGGCTCACGGCCCGCGAGATGACCGTGTTGGTCGGGGGGCTGCGCGTTCTGGGCGCCAACCACGGTGGCCGCCGTCACGGCGTGTTCACGACCCGCGACGGGGTGCTGACCCCTGACTTTTTCGTCACCCTCACCGACATGTCCTTGACCTGGGTCCCGGTGGGCCACGGTCTTTACGAGGTCCGGGATCGGGCGAGCGGCGCCGTCCACGCCACGGCAACGCGGGTCGATCTGGTGTTCGGTGCCAATGCCGTGCTGCGTGCCTACGCCGAGGTGTATGCCCAGGACGACAACCGGGAAAAGTTTGTCCGCGACTTCGTGGCCGCCTGGGTCAAGGTCATGAACGCCGATCGCTTCGATCTGACGTAA
- a CDS encoding ABC transporter ATP-binding protein translates to MSHPDSPALEARALTKVYQDRRKGSVTAVDALTFTIARDRVVGLLGGNGAGKTTTLSMLLGLLLPSSGEARVLGIDMARDRHRALPFMNFSSPYVDLPHRLTVRENLTVYAHLYGLRHPAAALKARARDLDLEDLLDRPAGELSAGQKTRVALAKALLNDPQVLLLDEPTASLDPDTGDWVRTTLETWRRRTGATVLLASHNMEEVERLCDDVLIMKDSRLVEQGSPAELRERYGRDRLEQVFLDIARGR, encoded by the coding sequence ATGTCCCACCCCGATTCTCCCGCCCTAGAAGCCCGGGCCCTCACCAAGGTCTATCAGGACCGGCGCAAAGGGAGCGTCACCGCCGTGGACGCCCTCACCTTCACCATCGCGCGCGACCGAGTGGTCGGCTTGCTCGGCGGCAACGGCGCCGGCAAAACCACCACCTTGTCCATGCTGCTGGGCCTGCTGCTGCCCTCGTCGGGAGAGGCGCGGGTGCTGGGCATTGACATGGCCCGCGACCGCCATCGCGCCCTGCCCTTCATGAATTTTTCCAGCCCCTACGTCGATCTGCCCCACCGTCTGACGGTGCGCGAGAACCTGACGGTCTACGCCCACCTCTACGGCCTGCGCCACCCGGCCGCTGCCTTGAAGGCGCGCGCACGGGATCTGGATCTGGAAGACCTGCTGGACCGGCCGGCCGGCGAGCTTTCGGCCGGGCAGAAAACCCGGGTCGCCCTGGCCAAGGCACTCCTCAACGATCCCCAGGTTTTGTTGCTCGACGAGCCCACCGCCTCCCTCGACCCCGACACCGGCGACTGGGTTCGCACCACCTTGGAGACGTGGCGGCGTCGGACCGGGGCAACCGTGCTGTTGGCCAGTCACAACATGGAGGAAGTCGAGCGCTTGTGCGATGACGTCCTGATCATGAAGGACAGCCGTTTGGTCGAGCAGGGCTCACCGGCCGAGTTGCGCGAGCGCTATGGGCGCGATCGGCTGGAGCAGGTGTTTTTGGATATCGCCCGGGGGCGGTGA
- a CDS encoding NifU family protein produces MFIQTETTPNPASLKFLPGRAVLPQGGRDFADAAQARVSPLAQRLFEIEGVSGVFLGTDFVTVTKAEAEDWTVLKPLVLGSLMDHFTANAPVLADDAGSVDDAEEALSEADREVVRQVRELLETRVRPVVAQDGGDIVFHAYREGVVYLYMRGSCAGCPSSTATLKRGVETLLRHYIPAVQSVEAVR; encoded by the coding sequence ATGTTCATCCAAACCGAAACGACCCCCAATCCCGCCAGTCTCAAGTTTTTGCCCGGTCGGGCCGTGCTGCCGCAGGGCGGGCGCGACTTTGCCGATGCCGCCCAGGCCCGGGTGTCGCCGCTGGCCCAGCGTCTGTTCGAGATCGAGGGAGTGAGCGGGGTGTTTCTCGGCACCGATTTTGTCACGGTCACCAAGGCCGAGGCCGAGGACTGGACGGTGTTGAAGCCCCTGGTGCTGGGCTCCTTGATGGATCATTTCACCGCCAACGCCCCGGTGCTGGCCGACGATGCCGGCAGTGTCGATGACGCCGAGGAAGCGTTGTCCGAGGCCGACCGGGAGGTGGTTCGTCAAGTCCGCGAGTTGCTGGAAACCCGGGTGCGGCCGGTGGTGGCGCAAGACGGCGGCGACATCGTGTTTCATGCCTACCGCGAGGGGGTGGTGTATCTCTATATGCGCGGGTCGTGTGCGGGATGTCCGAGTTCGACGGCGACGCTTAAGCGCGGGGTTGAGACGCTGTTGCGGCACTATATTCCGGCGGTGCAGTCTGTTGAGGCGGTGCGCTAA